The stretch of DNA CGCTGGTCGAACGACGGCTTCGCCTCCTCATCGAGGAAGGCATGGTCGCCACGTCCGCGACCGTCGACCTCGAAGTCCTCTACAGCGCGAGGAACGCCGCCGATTATCAAGCGATCCCCGAGGAGCGCAGAGGCTTCGAGTCGGTTCCAATCACGCCCGAGGTCATGGGCCGGGCGGTGGAAGTGCAGGGCCTTCTGGCTCGGCGGGGACAGCATCGGGTACCTATCCCCGACCTGATCCTGGCTGCGGCAGCAGAGAGCGCCCGGCTTGCGGTGCTCCACTACGACGCCGACTTCGAGGGGATCGCCAGAGTGACGAAGCAGAAGCACGAATGGGTGGTGCCACGGGGAACGGTGTGACCTCATCGGTGGTCCCCTCGCGGTCGCTGAGC from Acidimicrobiales bacterium encodes:
- a CDS encoding PIN domain nuclease translates to MALTARYLADKSALARFSHPLVERRLRLLIEEGMVATSATVDLEVLYSARNAADYQAIPEERRGFESVPITPEVMGRAVEVQGLLARRGQHRVPIPDLILAAAAESARLAVLHYDADFEGIARVTKQKHEWVVPRGTV